One genomic window of Ignavibacteriota bacterium includes the following:
- a CDS encoding metallophosphoesterase: MQRFSAVVITASCLLLLQGASSPGQQRGHSGGAGTSPPRPAAGRSVLAFISDTQTPTWYESIFLRRDDNEAARDELFRDILRDTTIAAVFHLGDLTEAGSRPTAWGWIDHALHALDSAGLPLYLTPGNHEYMWSSEEGMAQLRARFPRLHTTHGVAGAGGIAVVLLNSNFSEMDEHAKAEQRRWYEHTLDSLDRDPRTRAVIVGTHHPPYTNSRVVSASKDVRKAFLPRFHSSRKARLFVSGHAHAVEHFREGGKDFLVTGGGGGLLQPLRTGEGQQWIDHTPFHSERRPFHWMRCRLVKDTLRITIRGRQPNRSGIAPVYRIAIPLPRS; this comes from the coding sequence ATGCAGCGATTCTCGGCCGTAGTAATTACCGCCTCCTGTCTGCTCCTGCTCCAGGGAGCTTCCTCCCCGGGGCAGCAGCGCGGACACAGTGGCGGCGCGGGGACGTCACCTCCGCGGCCCGCGGCAGGGCGGTCGGTGCTCGCCTTCATCAGCGATACACAGACGCCCACCTGGTACGAGTCCATTTTCCTGCGACGCGACGACAACGAGGCCGCCAGGGACGAGCTGTTCCGCGACATCCTGCGCGACACAACGATAGCGGCGGTATTTCATCTGGGCGATCTCACAGAGGCGGGATCACGTCCGACCGCATGGGGCTGGATCGACCATGCGCTGCACGCGCTCGATTCCGCGGGTCTGCCGCTGTACCTCACGCCGGGTAATCACGAGTACATGTGGTCGAGCGAGGAGGGCATGGCCCAACTGCGCGCGCGTTTCCCACGGCTGCACACGACGCATGGTGTCGCCGGCGCGGGCGGCATCGCCGTCGTCCTGCTCAACTCGAATTTTTCGGAGATGGACGAGCACGCGAAGGCCGAACAGCGCCGCTGGTACGAACACACGCTCGACAGTCTCGACCGCGATCCCCGGACGCGCGCGGTCATAGTCGGCACGCATCATCCGCCGTACACGAACAGCAGGGTGGTGTCGGCGTCGAAGGACGTGCGGAAGGCCTTTCTTCCGCGCTTTCACAGCAGCCGCAAGGCACGCCTGTTTGTGTCGGGCCACGCCCATGCGGTGGAACATTTTCGCGAGGGCGGGAAGGATTTTCTCGTGACCGGCGGAGGAGGAGGCCTCTTGCAGCCGTTACGGACAGGGGAGGGACAGCAGTGGATCGATCACACACCCTTCCATTCAGAACGCCGTCCCTTTCACTGGATGCGCTGCCGGCTGGTGAAGGACACGCTGCGTATCACGATACGCGGCAGGCAGCCGAACCGATCCGGCATCGCCCCCGTGTATCGAATCGCGATACCGTTGCCGCGCTCCTGA
- a CDS encoding DUF47 family protein, producing the protein MFRGILPKHYEFFDFFDEHIALTITVCNELLDATSKDANLAQKANTIKELEHRLDDITHRCTDALHRTFITPIERTDIHALIKRLDDVADNINNAVSRMVLYEVVEVRYEAKQIASVLCQAAIKIQAALMLLRSLKEPEKISVICREIRGLEDEGDALLSAALIRLFKEGEPMLVIMWKEIFERLEKAIDRCKDIANLIEGVVIDAA; encoded by the coding sequence ATGTTTCGAGGAATTCTTCCCAAACACTACGAGTTTTTCGATTTCTTCGACGAACACATCGCGCTCACCATCACGGTGTGCAACGAGCTGCTCGACGCGACCTCGAAGGACGCGAATCTCGCGCAGAAGGCGAACACGATCAAGGAACTCGAGCACCGGCTCGACGACATCACGCACCGCTGCACCGATGCGCTGCACCGCACCTTCATCACCCCGATCGAGCGCACCGACATACACGCGCTGATCAAGCGCCTCGACGATGTGGCCGACAACATCAACAACGCCGTGTCGCGCATGGTGCTGTACGAGGTTGTGGAGGTCCGCTACGAGGCGAAGCAGATCGCCAGCGTGTTGTGCCAGGCCGCGATCAAGATTCAGGCCGCCCTGATGCTGTTGCGGAGTCTGAAGGAGCCCGAAAAGATCAGCGTGATCTGCCGGGAGATCCGCGGCCTGGAGGACGAGGGTGACGCGCTGTTGAGCGCGGCGCTCATCCGTCTCTTCAAGGAAGGCGAACCCATGCTTGTGATCATGTGGAAGGAAATTTTCGAGCGGCTCGAGAAGGCGATCGATCGCTGCAAGGACATCGCGAACCTCATCGAGGGCGTGGTGATCGACGCCGCCTGA
- a CDS encoding inorganic phosphate transporter, which produces MSIEWIIIVSTIAIALLFDIINGFHDAANSIATVVSTRVLSPRFAVLWAAFFNFIAMFIFAPKVADTIAKIVIIDAGDPAFVYVVLTGLIGAIVWDLITWWWGLPTSSSHALIGGFAGAGIAHAGFDVIRWHKLVETLAFIPLAPLFGVVAGFGFMVLVYWAFRRWRPKDVDKVFRKGQLVSAALYSLGHGGNDAQKTMGIIVALLIAAGIYSKDTQLSLTDPHTLWIILSCHLAMGVGTALGGWRIVKTMGMKLTKLKPVHGFCAETAGAATLFMATFLGIPVSTTHTIAGSIVGVGATTNASGIKWEVAMRIVMAWVVTIPSAALVAVICFEIAKWIHPGF; this is translated from the coding sequence ATGTCCATCGAATGGATCATCATCGTCAGCACCATCGCCATCGCGCTGCTGTTTGACATCATCAACGGATTTCACGACGCCGCGAATTCCATCGCGACGGTTGTATCGACACGTGTCCTTTCGCCGCGCTTTGCCGTGTTGTGGGCAGCATTTTTCAACTTCATCGCGATGTTCATCTTCGCGCCGAAGGTGGCTGACACCATTGCCAAGATCGTGATCATCGACGCGGGCGATCCGGCCTTTGTGTACGTCGTGCTCACCGGCCTTATCGGCGCCATCGTCTGGGACCTCATCACCTGGTGGTGGGGCCTGCCCACGAGTTCGTCCCACGCGCTCATCGGCGGCTTCGCTGGCGCGGGCATCGCACACGCGGGATTCGACGTCATCCGCTGGCACAAACTGGTCGAGACCCTGGCCTTTATCCCCCTCGCGCCACTGTTCGGCGTTGTTGCGGGTTTTGGCTTTATGGTACTCGTGTACTGGGCCTTTCGTCGCTGGCGACCGAAGGACGTGGACAAGGTGTTCCGCAAAGGGCAGCTTGTGTCGGCCGCGCTGTACTCGCTCGGGCACGGCGGCAACGACGCGCAGAAGACCATGGGCATCATCGTGGCGCTGCTCATCGCGGCGGGCATCTACTCGAAGGACACGCAGCTCTCGCTCACCGACCCGCACACGCTCTGGATCATCCTTTCCTGCCATCTCGCCATGGGTGTCGGCACCGCGCTTGGCGGCTGGCGCATCGTGAAGACGATGGGCATGAAACTCACGAAGCTGAAACCGGTGCACGGCTTCTGTGCCGAGACCGCCGGCGCCGCGACACTTTTTATGGCCACCTTCCTCGGCATCCCCGTCTCGACGACACATACCATCGCCGGGTCCATCGTCGGCGTGGGCGCGACCACGAACGCTTCAGGCATAAAGTGGGAAGTCGCGATGCGCATCGTGATGGCCTGGGTGGTCACCATCCCCTCGGCCGCACTTGTCGCGGTGATCTGTTTCGAAATAGCGAAGTGGATACATCCGGGCTTCTAA
- a CDS encoding insulinase family protein, with the protein MRRCFLSTIPLLLFATVVAHSQELPTIPFEKYTLANGLDVILHVDKKIPAVGVCLWYHVGSKNEAPGRTGFAHLFEHMMFQGSKHVKGEYLALVSQAGGRANGSTTEDRTNYFETVPKEALEYALWLESDRMGFLLDAVTDEAFKNQQDVVKNEKRQGDNSPYSAVQYLVAEHFYPAGHPYAHTVIGSLEDLGAATLDDVKNFFRTWYTPNNCTLTLSGDFDVAEAKKLVQKYFGPIPAGPPLSRPRVSIPSFTTTKRIHATDRVPQARLYLRYPVPQMYAPEEAPLDMAAAALGSGKSSILYRALVRDQELASDVSVSNSASEICGEFAITVTARPGKSLDEIRAVVDRELAAFAQKGPDADDLAQERARVETRMIGGLERLGGFGGIGDRLCGYNTFVGDPDYFRKDLQRYRDVTPEAVKAAFTAWIAGKPRLEIEIVPETSGRPDTKDFDRSAPPAIAAVAPYAPPAVKTATLPNGLEIVVSERHDLPLVNAQLLIKSGNLLETADNAGETSMTAAMLDEGTAKRSALQIADDQARLGSRVSVGGGKQGSAVSLTSTKAKLDATFDIMADIVLNPAFPKDEFERQRKLAIDAVKRQKSNPGAVADRVFSRILFGATHPLGIPDEGTESSLAALKLENLTKNYQTYWKPDNAVLIFTGDVSLDEATALAKKWLGSWKKGAAPAKVMPAAKEPSEHVVYLVDRPGAPQSQIRIGALAPPRSTPDYHALLAMNNLLGGTFASRVNLNLREDKGYTYGARSGMSNQRAYGVWTASAGVHTRFTKESLVEFRKEIEGIAGPIPVTPEEAEGTKNILTRSFSQNFESNSGVLGQLSQLVTLGLPFDEAGKFVPAIAAQTPSTMTQAAKKHLDFNRAITVVVGDLDKIEAGVRSLNWGKVVIVNENGEPVR; encoded by the coding sequence ATGCGACGTTGTTTCCTCAGCACCATTCCCCTCCTACTGTTCGCAACGGTTGTTGCACACAGCCAGGAACTCCCCACCATCCCCTTTGAAAAGTACACCCTGGCCAACGGCCTCGATGTGATTCTTCATGTGGACAAAAAGATACCCGCCGTCGGCGTGTGCCTCTGGTACCATGTCGGTTCGAAGAACGAGGCGCCGGGCCGCACCGGCTTTGCGCATCTGTTCGAGCACATGATGTTTCAGGGTTCAAAACACGTGAAGGGTGAGTATCTCGCGCTCGTGAGCCAGGCCGGCGGCCGCGCGAACGGATCCACGACCGAAGACCGGACGAACTATTTCGAGACAGTCCCGAAGGAGGCGCTCGAATACGCCTTGTGGCTCGAATCCGACCGTATGGGCTTTCTACTCGACGCCGTGACCGACGAGGCCTTCAAGAATCAGCAGGACGTGGTGAAGAACGAAAAGCGCCAGGGCGACAACAGCCCGTACTCGGCCGTGCAGTATCTCGTGGCCGAGCACTTTTATCCCGCGGGCCATCCGTACGCGCACACCGTCATCGGCTCGCTCGAGGATCTCGGCGCGGCGACACTCGACGACGTGAAGAACTTCTTCCGCACATGGTACACGCCCAACAACTGCACGCTGACCCTCAGCGGCGACTTCGATGTGGCCGAGGCGAAAAAACTCGTGCAGAAGTACTTCGGTCCGATTCCCGCCGGACCGCCGCTGTCGCGTCCGCGCGTCAGCATACCGTCCTTCACCACAACAAAACGTATACACGCCACCGACCGTGTGCCGCAGGCCCGCCTCTATCTTCGCTACCCTGTTCCGCAGATGTACGCCCCCGAGGAGGCACCGCTCGACATGGCCGCCGCCGCCCTCGGATCGGGCAAATCGTCCATTCTCTACCGCGCTCTCGTGCGCGACCAGGAACTCGCATCCGACGTGAGCGTCTCCAATTCCGCGAGTGAAATCTGCGGCGAGTTCGCGATCACCGTCACCGCCCGGCCGGGCAAGTCCCTCGACGAGATTCGCGCGGTGGTGGACCGCGAACTTGCGGCCTTCGCACAGAAGGGCCCCGACGCCGACGACCTCGCCCAGGAGCGCGCGCGTGTCGAGACCCGCATGATCGGCGGCCTCGAACGTCTTGGCGGCTTCGGCGGCATCGGCGACCGTCTCTGCGGCTACAACACTTTTGTCGGTGATCCCGACTACTTCCGCAAGGACCTGCAGCGCTACCGCGACGTCACGCCCGAGGCAGTGAAGGCTGCGTTCACGGCCTGGATTGCCGGCAAGCCGCGCCTCGAGATCGAGATTGTGCCCGAGACCTCGGGCCGGCCCGACACGAAGGACTTCGACCGCAGCGCCCCGCCCGCCATTGCGGCTGTTGCGCCCTACGCGCCTCCCGCCGTAAAAACCGCCACACTCCCGAACGGACTCGAAATCGTCGTGTCCGAACGTCACGACCTTCCGCTCGTGAACGCGCAGCTTCTCATCAAATCCGGCAACCTCCTCGAAACAGCGGACAATGCGGGCGAGACATCGATGACCGCCGCCATGCTCGACGAGGGTACGGCAAAACGCAGCGCCCTGCAGATCGCCGACGATCAAGCCCGCCTCGGATCGCGCGTGAGTGTCGGGGGTGGAAAGCAGGGATCCGCCGTGTCGCTGACATCCACGAAGGCAAAGCTCGACGCGACTTTCGACATCATGGCCGACATCGTGCTGAATCCTGCCTTCCCGAAAGACGAATTCGAGCGCCAGCGCAAACTCGCGATCGACGCCGTGAAGCGTCAGAAGAGCAATCCCGGCGCCGTGGCCGACCGCGTGTTCAGCCGCATTCTTTTTGGCGCCACACATCCGCTCGGCATTCCCGACGAAGGCACCGAATCCTCGCTTGCCGCGCTGAAGCTCGAGAATCTGACAAAAAATTACCAGACCTACTGGAAGCCCGACAACGCGGTGTTGATCTTCACCGGCGACGTGTCGCTCGACGAGGCGACGGCTCTCGCGAAAAAGTGGCTCGGCTCGTGGAAGAAGGGCGCCGCGCCCGCGAAGGTGATGCCGGCGGCGAAGGAACCGTCCGAACACGTCGTGTACCTGGTCGACCGTCCCGGCGCACCGCAGTCGCAGATCCGCATCGGCGCCCTCGCTCCCCCGCGCTCGACACCCGACTACCACGCGCTGCTGGCCATGAACAATCTGCTTGGCGGCACCTTTGCGTCGCGCGTGAATCTGAATCTCCGCGAGGACAAGGGCTACACATACGGCGCGCGTTCAGGCATGAGCAATCAGCGCGCCTACGGCGTGTGGACCGCATCGGCGGGAGTTCACACACGCTTCACAAAGGAATCGCTCGTCGAATTCCGCAAGGAGATCGAGGGCATCGCCGGACCCATCCCGGTGACACCCGAGGAAGCCGAGGGAACGAAGAACATTCTCACACGCAGCTTCTCGCAGAATTTCGAGAGCAACAGCGGCGTGCTCGGACAGTTGTCGCAGCTCGTCACGCTGGGCCTGCCCTTCGACGAGGCCGGGAAATTTGTGCCGGCAATCGCGGCGCAGACGCCGTCCACCATGACGCAGGCGGCCAAAAAACACCTCGACTTCAACAGGGCGATCACCGTGGTTGTGGGCGATCTCGACAAGATCGAGGCGGGCGTGCGTTCCCTGAACTGGGGCAAGGTTGTGATCGTGAACGAGAACGGCGAGCCGGTGCGCTGA
- a CDS encoding T9SS type A sorting domain-containing protein — translation MRHRFRFVLLLLACITAGAVAQDAIPSPQFVPPDRLTNGETAYYRDMAVIETSCSDWAEVRALWTSLTEKGALISVIASPQRWLGWVPPAARPIVGAATVPTATGHVGVRNISYSSLEHRKNNPGPILSAASDDDAAEAVVEYLDFIKRTKTTEELQRIEDRALELEHLAGTIEQPDCVDAKPVPQGVIVKRGDATQGGPAPEIARRSRPVGLIVHSSFFLESQSGSGSWNWDNTVYNRYRSFYLDGLTYWTGLAAKYGQTASHIWLNYSPSSWVTQINGEPVTVGENGFVPVVVNRLYPPSPWDIIDGSLPLSWVGNSGLEQRHAWGWYYNNKRRAAYSADQSIFGCIAWKGTPNEGIWPHAVNVNWGNGDIEGIYFAMDVRYWQAGLDPYAAPDRNVVAHEIGHLWGSPDEYRDDNCSWSYRGAANINCQTERSASSLGRPGLNVFGFDAMMVGNFLLGTSSVQPVHTGLLNAANATPLRCITTQPANGQFTIKACDLSSYGKATRSFSKPMCFPLEYDHCNKLSVPLTRNISGATWYFDYWEVKRQNGATTNIDWYANELPSNAYSSSKANPVTDIKAVYTNSPPDIFTANSTVQAWLAPASTSAAGSLALAVRWRSKYNMNDAQTKVEWERSAGTWVEVTPTFGPFPVNVNQWTGVHITQLPGVSGNIAVAANTQYRFRIVGIFNTVRGTVSNIAEIRTRPSSPADTAYCNDAYEPNSLASPRMLTSSGPGMTPYTIEAACPLSPYPAEFTWFVPKNDYYRLTAINLSGMSFGEKVLLTLKVSPGSDFRPKFRAKRAGEATYINATYAGGDRYRIALINDGEYILSVEPEISSYISNRFVEPSDGHFGFGEYSLSVERVENVPPLVSVCPECIKLHVTRPFPGILISKIPGDAFDKGLDRRTPLLQDIHFIPPPGFIFDGWDLPKPEILEDQSKNPTKIVIGPNTPAGEYEIGAKLRPVPQDRAELSIIYPQGPEGPLEDRTTHPIGTVVNVQANSSIKYQFIGWSHDTVATTNPLPVTMWRNKRLIALWREKPCQPEQMVPWQHRISFTNARQGNVLLEYGMNATAGDGLEAGQIDLPPFPPAGTFDIRWINIGGSQGSTTDLRALAQSFTYLGRVQTGAGTAPVSMTWGLPPAPPNATFMLYVQGEATPFDMRSTTSYTFAAEGTYQIRIEVKIPSCPPRTKDPEVVVVPQRNDPKGFPCTELGFQFRDRKTNVLYPLYNPFQFLFYEKGTGDEVKPVRFSEISQLPDLTLFRLCMDPAPTDPEREIIIVNDEQDEESKDETIRVKIPIPTPPGTGNPTRFVQQHSREWELVSLPLDVKTPDTDVLFSDPMTRLYGFNTATPGYEAAAAMTFGDGYWLKTMDPSTTYYGFEKLLFEWNTLSGIGETGANGWNLIGSLSKPMSVASITQTPAGSMRSIFGYNPATGYVVPSNIEPGKGYWVRMDRGGKLKMQTSLTGPGGPSAYSKAVASLNVTGRLSASTDDGRRRDLVVTSSVMNAQTLNDLQLPMLPPDGNFDARTEYGTLFLSPGMTGIDLRANGAVTLAFEPLVPVAAGYELVDDKGAVLATFNGTTPASATIRVDGVTRVFLKIAIAAEGAFALEQNFPNPFAPTSDGATTLTVSLSRPSNTRVAVYDMMGREVRVLLDQDLPAGVKHVRWDGRDASGSFAAPGSYLVRLQSVEGTLTRTMLLTKTR, via the coding sequence ATGAGACACCGGTTCCGATTCGTCCTGCTACTTCTGGCGTGTATCACCGCAGGCGCGGTGGCGCAGGACGCCATTCCGTCACCGCAGTTCGTGCCGCCCGACCGGCTCACGAACGGAGAAACCGCGTACTACCGCGACATGGCGGTTATCGAAACTTCGTGCAGCGACTGGGCCGAGGTCCGGGCGCTCTGGACCTCCTTAACGGAGAAAGGGGCCTTAATCTCCGTTATCGCGTCGCCGCAGCGCTGGCTCGGCTGGGTGCCGCCCGCGGCGCGCCCCATCGTCGGCGCCGCAACCGTTCCGACGGCCACCGGCCATGTCGGCGTGCGGAACATCTCGTATTCCAGTCTCGAACACCGGAAGAACAATCCGGGACCCATCCTCTCCGCTGCCTCCGACGATGACGCCGCCGAGGCGGTGGTCGAGTATCTCGACTTCATCAAACGCACAAAAACCACGGAAGAGCTGCAGCGCATCGAAGACCGCGCGCTCGAACTCGAACATCTTGCCGGCACAATCGAACAGCCGGACTGCGTCGATGCCAAACCTGTGCCGCAGGGCGTCATCGTCAAGCGCGGCGATGCCACGCAGGGCGGACCCGCCCCCGAAATCGCGCGGCGTTCACGTCCTGTCGGACTCATCGTCCACAGCAGTTTTTTCCTCGAGAGCCAGTCGGGCTCCGGATCATGGAACTGGGACAACACGGTGTACAATCGCTACCGTTCCTTCTACCTCGACGGCTTGACGTACTGGACGGGCCTCGCGGCGAAGTACGGTCAGACGGCTTCCCACATCTGGCTCAATTACTCCCCGTCGTCGTGGGTCACCCAGATCAACGGCGAGCCCGTCACCGTGGGCGAAAACGGCTTTGTTCCCGTGGTGGTGAACCGCCTGTACCCGCCGTCCCCCTGGGATATCATCGACGGTTCTCTACCGCTGAGCTGGGTGGGAAACAGCGGCCTCGAACAGCGCCACGCCTGGGGCTGGTATTACAACAACAAACGCCGCGCGGCATACAGCGCCGACCAGTCCATTTTCGGATGTATCGCGTGGAAGGGAACGCCCAATGAAGGCATATGGCCGCACGCCGTCAACGTCAACTGGGGCAACGGCGACATCGAGGGCATCTACTTCGCGATGGATGTGCGCTACTGGCAGGCCGGACTCGATCCCTACGCCGCGCCCGACAGGAACGTCGTCGCGCACGAGATCGGCCATCTCTGGGGCAGCCCCGACGAATATCGCGACGACAACTGCAGTTGGTCGTATCGCGGCGCGGCGAACATAAACTGTCAGACCGAGCGCTCGGCCTCCTCGCTGGGTCGCCCGGGATTAAACGTGTTCGGCTTCGACGCAATGATGGTGGGCAACTTCCTGCTCGGCACAAGCAGCGTGCAGCCGGTGCATACAGGGCTGTTGAACGCGGCCAACGCGACACCGCTGCGCTGCATCACCACGCAGCCCGCCAACGGCCAGTTCACGATCAAGGCCTGCGATCTCTCGTCGTATGGCAAGGCGACACGCAGTTTCTCGAAACCCATGTGTTTCCCGCTCGAGTATGACCACTGCAACAAATTATCAGTGCCGCTCACGCGCAACATCTCGGGCGCGACCTGGTACTTCGATTATTGGGAAGTGAAACGTCAGAACGGCGCCACGACCAACATCGACTGGTACGCCAACGAGCTGCCCTCGAACGCGTACTCGTCCTCCAAAGCCAATCCCGTCACCGACATCAAGGCGGTGTACACCAACAGTCCGCCCGACATTTTCACCGCCAATTCCACCGTGCAGGCATGGCTCGCCCCCGCATCCACATCCGCGGCCGGTTCGCTCGCGCTTGCGGTGCGCTGGCGCAGCAAGTACAACATGAATGACGCGCAGACCAAGGTCGAATGGGAGCGCAGCGCCGGAACATGGGTGGAAGTGACTCCGACGTTCGGGCCTTTCCCGGTGAATGTCAATCAGTGGACGGGTGTTCACATCACGCAGTTGCCGGGTGTAAGCGGCAACATCGCAGTGGCGGCGAACACGCAGTACCGCTTCCGCATCGTGGGCATCTTCAACACCGTGCGCGGCACCGTGTCGAACATCGCCGAGATACGCACGCGCCCCTCGTCGCCGGCCGACACCGCCTACTGCAACGACGCGTACGAACCCAATTCGCTTGCGTCGCCGCGCATGCTGACAAGTTCCGGACCGGGCATGACGCCGTACACGATCGAAGCCGCCTGCCCGTTGAGCCCGTATCCCGCGGAGTTCACCTGGTTCGTTCCGAAGAACGATTACTACCGGCTGACGGCCATCAACCTCAGCGGAATGTCGTTCGGCGAGAAGGTGTTGCTGACGCTGAAGGTCAGTCCCGGCTCCGATTTCCGTCCGAAGTTCCGCGCGAAGCGCGCCGGAGAGGCCACGTACATCAACGCGACCTACGCGGGCGGCGACCGCTACCGCATAGCGCTCATCAATGACGGCGAGTACATCCTCAGTGTCGAGCCCGAAATCTCGAGCTACATCAGCAATCGCTTCGTCGAACCGTCGGACGGGCATTTCGGCTTCGGCGAATACAGTCTCAGCGTCGAGCGCGTCGAGAATGTGCCGCCGCTTGTGAGCGTGTGTCCCGAGTGTATCAAGCTGCATGTGACACGTCCCTTCCCGGGCATCCTCATTTCGAAGATCCCCGGTGACGCGTTCGACAAGGGACTCGACCGCCGCACGCCGCTCCTGCAGGACATCCACTTCATTCCGCCTCCGGGATTCATCTTCGACGGCTGGGATCTGCCGAAGCCGGAAATTCTCGAGGACCAGTCAAAGAACCCGACCAAGATCGTGATCGGACCGAACACGCCCGCGGGCGAGTACGAGATCGGTGCGAAATTGCGGCCGGTTCCGCAGGACCGGGCCGAACTGTCGATCATCTATCCGCAGGGCCCGGAAGGTCCGCTCGAAGACCGCACCACGCATCCCATCGGGACCGTCGTGAATGTGCAGGCAAATTCATCCATAAAGTACCAGTTTATCGGATGGAGCCACGACACGGTCGCGACCACCAATCCGCTTCCCGTGACGATGTGGCGCAACAAGCGGCTCATCGCGTTGTGGCGCGAGAAGCCCTGCCAGCCCGAGCAGATGGTGCCCTGGCAGCATCGTATTTCCTTCACAAACGCGCGGCAGGGCAACGTCCTGCTCGAGTACGGCATGAACGCCACGGCCGGCGACGGGCTCGAGGCGGGCCAGATCGATCTGCCGCCGTTCCCGCCCGCGGGCACCTTCGACATCCGCTGGATCAACATTGGCGGCTCGCAGGGCAGCACCACCGATCTCCGCGCCCTGGCGCAGAGCTTCACCTATCTCGGCCGTGTGCAGACAGGCGCCGGCACGGCTCCCGTGAGCATGACCTGGGGTCTGCCGCCAGCACCGCCCAACGCAACGTTTATGCTGTATGTGCAGGGTGAAGCGACGCCGTTCGACATGCGCAGCACGACGAGCTACACCTTTGCCGCGGAAGGAACCTACCAGATACGTATCGAGGTGAAGATCCCGTCGTGTCCGCCGCGGACAAAGGATCCCGAGGTGGTGGTTGTGCCGCAGCGCAACGATCCCAAGGGTTTCCCCTGCACCGAGTTGGGCTTCCAGTTCCGCGACCGCAAGACCAACGTGCTGTATCCGCTGTACAATCCCTTCCAGTTCCTGTTCTACGAAAAGGGAACGGGCGACGAAGTGAAGCCGGTGCGTTTCAGCGAGATCTCGCAGCTTCCCGACTTGACGCTGTTCCGTCTCTGCATGGATCCGGCTCCGACCGATCCCGAGCGCGAAATCATCATCGTGAACGACGAGCAGGATGAGGAGTCGAAAGACGAGACCATCCGCGTGAAGATCCCGATCCCGACGCCTCCGGGCACCGGCAATCCCACACGGTTCGTGCAGCAGCACAGCCGCGAATGGGAGCTGGTCTCGCTGCCGCTCGACGTCAAAACTCCGGATACGGACGTCCTTTTCTCGGATCCGATGACACGCCTCTACGGCTTCAACACCGCAACGCCGGGTTATGAAGCCGCCGCGGCGATGACCTTCGGCGACGGCTACTGGCTGAAGACGATGGACCCGTCCACAACCTACTATGGTTTCGAGAAGCTGCTGTTCGAATGGAATACGCTCAGCGGTATCGGTGAGACGGGCGCGAACGGATGGAATCTCATCGGCTCGCTCTCGAAACCGATGTCCGTCGCAAGCATCACGCAGACGCCCGCGGGCAGCATGCGCTCAATTTTCGGGTACAATCCGGCAACCGGCTACGTCGTTCCCTCGAACATAGAGCCGGGCAAGGGGTATTGGGTGCGCATGGATCGCGGCGGCAAGCTGAAAATGCAGACCAGTCTCACCGGTCCGGGCGGACCGTCCGCGTACAGCAAAGCCGTGGCCTCGCTCAACGTCACCGGACGTCTTTCCGCCAGCACCGACGACGGACGCAGGCGCGATCTCGTGGTGACCAGCAGCGTGATGAACGCACAGACCCTCAACGATCTGCAGTTGCCGATGCTGCCGCCCGACGGAAACTTCGACGCGCGCACCGAATACGGCACGCTGTTCCTCTCGCCGGGCATGACGGGCATTGACCTGCGCGCCAATGGTGCTGTGACGCTTGCGTTCGAACCGTTGGTACCGGTCGCGGCGGGATACGAACTCGTCGACGACAAGGGCGCCGTGCTTGCGACATTCAACGGCACGACTCCCGCGTCAGCGACGATCCGTGTCGACGGCGTCACGCGAGTCTTCCTCAAGATCGCCATCGCCGCCGAAGGCGCCTTTGCCCTCGAGCAGAACTTCCCGAATCCCTTCGCTCCAACGAGCGACGGTGCGACGACACTCACCGTGTCGCTTTCCCGTCCGTCCAACACACGGGTTGCCGTGTACGACATGATGGGCCGCGAAGTGCGGGTGCTGCTCGATCAGGATCTTCCGGCCGGTGTGAAACACGTGCGCTGGGACGGCAGGGACGCGAGCGGATCGTTCGCGGCGCCCGGTTCGTACCTCGTGCGTCTGCAGTCGGTTGAAGGCACGTTGACGCGCACCATGTTACTTACCAAGACACGCTAA